One genomic window of Manihot esculenta cultivar AM560-2 chromosome 16, M.esculenta_v8, whole genome shotgun sequence includes the following:
- the LOC110603463 gene encoding dnaJ homolog subfamily B member 4, translating to MGVDYYNILKVDKNATDDDLKKSYRKLAMKWHPDKNPTNKKEAEAQFKQISEAYEVLSDPQKRAIYDQYGEEGLKDMPPPGSGGFPFGNNGGGGGGSGGGGSNGFNPRNAEDIFAEFFGSSPFGFGSSGPGRSTRFQSDGGMFGGFGGNENLFRTGSEGTVPRKPPPVESKLPCTLEELHSGSTRKMKISRTVVDGHGRQVQETEILTIDVKPGWKKGTKITFPDKGNEHLNQLPADLVFIIDEKPHSIYKRDGNDLIINQRVSLAEALGGTTINLNTLDGRELSIPVQDIVSPGYELVITREGMPIAKEPGNRGDLKIKFEVNFPTRLTPDQRARLKKALGG from the exons ATGGGGGTTGATTACTACAATATATTGAAAGTTGACAAGAATGCCACAGATGATGATCTAAAAAAGTCTTACAGGAAATTGGCAATGAAATGGCATCCTGACAAGAATCCCACCAACAAGAAAGAAGCTGAAGCCCAATTCAAGCAGATCTCCGAGGCCTACGAG GTCTTGAGTGACCCACAAAAGAGAGCAATTTATGATCAGTATGGTGAAGAAGGATTGAAAGACATGCCACCGCCGGGCAGTGGCGGATTCCCATTTGGAAACAACGGCGGCGGTGGCGGTGGCAGCGGCGGCGGGGGGTCGAATGGTTTCAATCCAAGAAATGCAGAGGATATATTTGCAGAATTCTTTGGGAGCAGTCCTTTTGGATTTGGATCATCAGGACCTGGAAGGTCAACGAGATTCCAGTCAGATGGAGGCATGTTTGGTGGATTTGGTGGAAATGAAAATCTCTTTCGGACGGGCAGCGAAGGGACTGTGCCAAGAAAACCACCGCCAGTAGAAAGCAAATTGCCATGCACCCTTGAGGAGCTACACTCTGGATCAACAAGGAAAATGAAGATCTCTAGAACCGTAGTTGATGGCCATGG GCGTCAAGTGCAAGAAACAGAGATCCTAACCATTGATGTGAAGCCAGGGTGGAAGAAAGGAACAAAGATTACTTTCCCAGATAAAGGAAATGAACATTTGAATCAGCTTCCAGCAGATCTTGTGTTCATCATTGATGAAAAACCCCACAGTATCTACAAGAGAGATGGCAATGACCTCATTATAAACCAAAGGGTGTCATTAGCAGAAGCTCTAGGAGGGACTACAATAAATCTCAATACACTTGACGGTCGTGAGCTAAGCATTCCAGTGCAGGATATAGTTAGCCCTGGTTACGAGCTTGTCATTACCAGAGAAGGTATGCCAATTGCTAAGGAGCCAGGCAATAGGGGtgatttaaagataaaatttgaAGTGAATTTCCCAACAAGATTGACACCGGATCAACGAGCAAGACTCAAGAAAGCCTTGGGGGGTTAA